One Corallococcus exiguus DNA segment encodes these proteins:
- the rpmE gene encoding 50S ribosomal protein L31: MKPDLHPVYPPSRITCACGNIVETKSTRGSFSVEVCSNCHPFFTGKYKLLDTAGRIDRFKKKYANNAPAAKKGAKAAEPEKA; this comes from the coding sequence ATGAAGCCCGACCTGCACCCGGTCTACCCGCCCTCCCGCATCACCTGCGCGTGCGGCAACATCGTCGAGACCAAGTCCACCCGCGGCTCGTTCAGCGTGGAAGTCTGCTCGAACTGCCACCCGTTCTTCACCGGCAAGTACAAGCTGCTGGACACGGCCGGCCGCATCGACCGCTTCAAGAAGAAGTACGCGAACAACGCGCCGGCCGCCAAGAAGGGCGCCAAGGCCGCCGAGCCCGAGAAGGCGTAG